A genomic stretch from Prochlorococcus marinus str. MIT 9312 includes:
- a CDS encoding creatininase family protein, with protein MNFKPIPNKFEYLNWQEIESIAKDKRSTVIWPFGAVEQHGPHLPLATDSIFVDEIISEVFKLFSSDIPLKKLPTQYIGFSPEHKGFAGTISLSSYLITSMIKEVGGQLSEMGFKRLILINGHGGQISLLNTAARELRSFAPGMAVFPCFLWSGVNGLSELLTKTEIENGLHASLAETSLMLAIKPELVGDERPNEGIKGQIPEGWSLEGNAPTAWLTKDLSKSGVIGDSRGANESLGKDLKELLINHWFKLIMNLMESDWPN; from the coding sequence ATGAACTTTAAACCAATACCTAATAAATTTGAATATTTAAATTGGCAAGAAATTGAGAGTATTGCAAAAGACAAAAGATCAACAGTTATTTGGCCATTCGGCGCTGTTGAGCAACATGGGCCGCATTTGCCTCTTGCTACAGATAGTATTTTTGTTGATGAAATCATTAGCGAAGTTTTTAAATTATTCTCTTCCGATATCCCATTAAAAAAACTTCCAACACAATATATTGGGTTTTCTCCAGAACATAAGGGTTTTGCTGGGACAATTTCACTTTCCTCATATTTAATAACCTCAATGATTAAGGAAGTCGGAGGTCAATTATCTGAAATGGGTTTTAAAAGATTGATATTGATTAATGGACATGGAGGTCAAATCTCACTACTAAATACAGCTGCAAGAGAGCTAAGAAGTTTTGCACCTGGGATGGCAGTATTCCCTTGTTTCTTATGGAGTGGTGTTAATGGATTAAGTGAATTGTTAACAAAAACTGAGATCGAGAATGGGCTACATGCATCCTTAGCTGAAACAAGTTTGATGCTGGCTATAAAACCAGAATTGGTAGGTGATGAACGTCCTAATGAGGGCATTAAAGGACAGATCCCAGAAGGTTGGAGTTTAGAGGGAAATGCGCCAACTGCTTGGCTCACAAAAGACTTGAGTAAATCTGGAGTGATTGGGGATAGTAGAGGTGCAAATGAGTCCTTAGGAAAAGATTTAAAGGAATTATTGATTAATCATTGGTTCAAATTGATAATGAATCTAATGGAATCGGATTGGCCCAATTAA
- a CDS encoding aldehyde oxygenase (deformylating), translating to MQTLETNTKTTEESIDTNSLNLPDFTTDSYKDAYSRINAIVIEGEQEAHDNYISIATLIPNELEELTKLARMELKHKKGFTACGRNLGVDADMVFAKKFFSKLHGNFQIALEKGNLTTCLLIQAILIEAFAISAYNVYIRVADPFAKKITEGVVKDEYLHLNYGQEWLKKNLSTCKEELMEANKVNLPLIKKMLDEVAEDASVLAMDREELMEEFMIAYQDTLLEIGLDNREIARMAMAAIV from the coding sequence ATGCAAACTCTAGAAACAAATACAAAAACTACTGAAGAATCCATAGACACGAATTCTTTGAATCTTCCCGACTTTACAACAGATTCCTATAAGGATGCATATAGCAGAATAAATGCAATTGTTATAGAGGGAGAGCAAGAGGCTCATGATAATTACATTTCAATAGCAACGTTAATACCAAATGAGTTAGAAGAATTAACTAAGTTGGCGAGAATGGAACTCAAGCATAAAAAAGGATTTACTGCTTGTGGAAGAAATTTAGGAGTAGATGCTGATATGGTATTCGCAAAAAAATTCTTTTCTAAATTGCATGGTAATTTTCAAATTGCTTTAGAAAAAGGAAATTTAACAACTTGTCTTCTGATACAAGCTATTTTAATTGAAGCTTTTGCTATATCTGCTTATAACGTTTACATAAGAGTTGCTGATCCTTTTGCAAAAAAAATAACAGAGGGAGTGGTTAAAGATGAATATCTCCATCTAAATTACGGCCAAGAGTGGCTTAAAAAGAATTTATCTACTTGTAAAGAAGAATTAATGGAAGCCAATAAGGTTAACCTTCCCTTAATTAAAAAGATGTTAGATGAAGTAGCAGAAGATGCATCAGTTTTGGCTATGGATAGAGAAGAGTTAATGGAAGAATTTATGATTGCTTACCAAGACACTCTTCTAGAAATAGGTCTTGATAATAGAGAAATTGCAAGAATGGCTATGGCAGCGATTGTTTAA
- a CDS encoding long-chain acyl-[acyl-carrier-protein] reductase, producing MFGLIGHSTSFEDAKRKASLLGFDHIADGDLDVWCTAPPQLVENVEVKSATGISIEGSYIDSCFVPEMLSRFKTARRKVLNAMELAQKKGINITALGGFTSIIFENFNLLQHKQIRNTSLEWERFTTGNTHTAWVICRQLEINAPRIGIDLKTATVAVIGATGDIGSAVCRWLVNKTGISELLMVARQQQPLTLLQKELDGGTIKSLDEALPQADIVVWVASMPKTIEIEIENLKKPCLMIDGGYPKNLDEKFKGKNIHVLKGGIVEFFNDIGWNMMELAEMQNPQREMFACFAEAMILEFEKCHTNFSWGRNNISLEKMEFIGAASLKHGFSAIGLDKQPKVLTV from the coding sequence ATGTTTGGGTTAATAGGCCACTCAACTAGTTTTGAAGATGCAAAAAGAAAAGCTTCATTACTAGGCTTTGATCATATTGCTGATGGTGATCTAGATGTTTGGTGTACAGCCCCTCCTCAATTGGTTGAAAATGTAGAAGTTAAGAGTGCTACTGGAATATCTATTGAAGGTTCTTATATAGATTCTTGCTTTGTTCCTGAAATGCTTTCTAGGTTTAAAACCGCAAGAAGAAAAGTATTAAATGCTATGGAATTAGCTCAGAAAAAAGGGATTAACATTACGGCTTTAGGAGGATTTACTTCTATTATTTTCGAAAATTTTAATCTTCTTCAACATAAACAAATTAGAAATACTTCATTAGAGTGGGAAAGGTTTACTACAGGTAATACACACACTGCCTGGGTTATTTGTAGGCAACTAGAAATAAATGCTCCTCGCATAGGGATAGATCTTAAAACTGCAACTGTTGCTGTTATTGGTGCTACAGGTGATATAGGAAGTGCTGTTTGTAGGTGGCTTGTCAATAAAACTGGTATTTCAGAACTTCTTATGGTGGCTAGACAACAACAACCATTAACTCTATTACAGAAAGAATTAGATGGTGGCACTATAAAAAGTTTAGATGAAGCATTGCCTCAAGCGGATATTGTTGTATGGGTTGCAAGTATGCCTAAAACGATTGAAATTGAAATTGAAAACTTAAAAAAACCATGTTTAATGATTGATGGTGGATACCCTAAAAATCTTGATGAGAAATTTAAAGGTAAAAATATTCATGTTTTAAAAGGAGGTATAGTAGAGTTTTTCAATGATATTGGCTGGAATATGATGGAACTTGCAGAAATGCAGAACCCTCAGAGAGAGATGTTTGCTTGCTTTGCAGAAGCTATGATTTTAGAATTTGAAAAGTGTCATACCAACTTTAGTTGGGGAAGGAATAACATTTCTCTTGAAAAAATGGAATTTATTGGAGCAGCTTCTTTGAAACATGGTTTTTCTGCGATTGGACTTGATAAACAGCCTAAAGTATTGACTGTTTGA
- a CDS encoding acetyl-CoA carboxylase carboxyltransferase subunit alpha, whose product MAKRYLLDFEKPLVELEKQIEQIKELARDSEVDVSQQLLQLETLATRRREEIFKSLTPAQKIQVARHPQRPSTLDFVQMFCDDWIELHGDRNGGDDMALIGGIGSINNRPVLMLGHQKGRDTKENVVRNFGMAKPGGYRKALRLMQHADRFSLPILTFIDTPGAYAGLTAEEQGQGEAIARNLREMFGLTVPIVATVIGEGGSGGALGIGVADRLLMFEHSVYTVASPEACASILWRDAAKAPEAASALKITGKDLLKLGIIDEVLPEPSGGNNWAPLDAGNTLKEAIEKHLDTLLQMTKDELIEERYKKFRVLGKFIEANNIEEIYSEIPPQSE is encoded by the coding sequence ATGGCTAAACGTTACCTACTTGATTTTGAAAAGCCTCTTGTTGAACTTGAGAAACAGATAGAGCAAATTAAAGAATTAGCTCGAGATTCAGAAGTGGATGTTAGTCAACAGCTTCTGCAGCTTGAAACCTTGGCAACTAGGAGAAGAGAAGAGATATTTAAATCACTAACGCCTGCACAAAAGATTCAGGTGGCTAGACATCCTCAAAGACCTAGCACTTTAGACTTTGTTCAAATGTTTTGTGATGACTGGATCGAATTACATGGAGATAGAAATGGAGGCGATGATATGGCACTAATTGGAGGTATAGGTTCGATAAATAATCGACCAGTGTTGATGTTGGGGCATCAGAAAGGAAGAGATACTAAAGAAAATGTTGTAAGAAACTTTGGAATGGCAAAGCCAGGAGGTTATAGAAAAGCGCTTAGATTAATGCAGCATGCAGATAGATTTTCTTTGCCAATTCTTACATTTATTGACACTCCTGGAGCCTATGCAGGTTTAACAGCTGAAGAGCAGGGACAAGGGGAAGCGATTGCAAGAAACTTAAGGGAGATGTTTGGTTTGACAGTCCCTATTGTGGCTACTGTTATTGGAGAAGGTGGTTCTGGAGGCGCACTTGGAATAGGTGTTGCTGATAGGTTACTAATGTTTGAACACAGTGTTTATACAGTTGCTAGTCCAGAAGCATGTGCATCAATTTTATGGAGAGATGCTGCAAAGGCTCCTGAAGCAGCATCAGCACTTAAAATTACAGGTAAAGATTTACTTAAATTGGGGATAATAGATGAAGTATTACCAGAACCTTCGGGTGGAAACAATTGGGCTCCTTTAGATGCTGGCAATACACTAAAGGAGGCTATTGAGAAACACCTTGATACTCTACTGCAAATGACTAAAGATGAACTCATTGAGGAAAGATATAAAAAATTTAGGGTTTTAGGTAAATTTATCGAAGCAAATAATATTGAAGAGATTTATAGTGAAATCCCCCCCCAATCTGAATAA
- a CDS encoding SDR family oxidoreductase: MKSPPNLNKLKLAFITGATKGIGRSTAITFAKAGWDLILLSRNMDLLEKLKSELLTTKSKISLVKCDLANPIGIENCVGEAIEKYGCPSVLINNAGCAFNGSLVEMDFGQWEQTIQINLTSVFQICSSIIPQMRKNGGLVINVSSHASYNAFPQWGAYCISKSALTMFTKCLREEERSNSIRACTITLGSVNTPLWDSESINSDFDRTSMLSSNKVSDTILYMAQQPESQLIEDLTLMPSGGAF; this comes from the coding sequence GTGAAATCCCCCCCCAATCTGAATAAATTGAAACTAGCTTTTATAACAGGTGCTACGAAAGGTATTGGTAGATCTACCGCAATTACTTTTGCTAAAGCTGGTTGGGATTTAATTCTACTTTCCAGGAATATGGATTTATTGGAGAAACTAAAGAGTGAATTATTGACTACTAAATCAAAAATTAGCCTGGTTAAATGTGATTTAGCTAATCCTATAGGAATAGAGAATTGTGTTGGAGAAGCAATTGAGAAATATGGTTGCCCTTCAGTCTTGATAAATAATGCCGGTTGCGCATTTAATGGGTCTTTAGTTGAAATGGATTTTGGGCAATGGGAACAAACAATTCAAATAAACCTTACGAGTGTTTTTCAAATTTGCAGCTCAATAATCCCTCAAATGAGAAAAAATGGTGGTTTAGTAATTAATGTTAGTAGTCATGCCTCTTATAATGCTTTCCCTCAATGGGGTGCATATTGTATTTCAAAATCTGCACTCACCATGTTTACTAAATGCTTGAGGGAAGAGGAGAGATCCAATTCAATAAGAGCATGCACAATAACTTTAGGTTCAGTAAATACTCCTCTTTGGGACTCCGAATCAATTAATTCTGATTTTGATAGAACTTCTATGCTCTCCTCAAATAAGGTATCAGATACTATTCTTTATATGGCACAACAACCCGAGTCACAATTGATTGAAGACTTAACTTTGATGCCTTCTGGAGGTGCTTTTTGA
- the folE gene encoding GTP cyclohydrolase I, with the protein MTSTLPNDNIRNFDDQITNKLISEIIRDRIKNSGTRFSANDNIADFINPGELEILEKEVASRVKDLLKSLVIDVENDHNTQETAERVSKMYLNEVFKGRYHEQPKVTSFPNDKNLDEIYTVGPISVRSACSHHLVPILGECWIGIKPGNKVIGLSKFARVADWVFSRPHIQEEAVMILADEIEKLCEPKGLGIIVKAQHYCMKWRGVKEPNTSMINSVVRGDFRHDLSLKQEFFELVKQQSATNNY; encoded by the coding sequence ATGACCTCTACATTACCCAACGATAATATTAGAAACTTTGATGACCAGATTACTAATAAACTAATCTCTGAAATTATCAGAGACAGAATTAAGAATTCTGGGACAAGATTCAGTGCAAATGATAACATTGCAGACTTTATAAATCCTGGAGAATTAGAAATTCTAGAAAAAGAAGTAGCCTCCAGAGTTAAAGACCTCCTTAAGTCCTTAGTAATAGATGTTGAAAATGATCATAATACTCAAGAGACTGCAGAAAGAGTCTCAAAGATGTATTTAAATGAAGTTTTTAAAGGGAGATATCATGAACAACCCAAAGTTACAAGTTTTCCAAACGATAAGAATCTTGATGAGATTTATACTGTAGGCCCTATTTCAGTAAGATCTGCATGTTCACATCATTTGGTCCCAATTCTTGGGGAGTGTTGGATAGGCATTAAACCTGGGAATAAAGTTATAGGGCTCTCAAAATTTGCAAGAGTCGCTGATTGGGTTTTTTCAAGACCTCATATTCAAGAAGAAGCTGTAATGATACTCGCAGATGAAATTGAAAAATTGTGTGAACCTAAAGGTTTAGGTATTATTGTGAAGGCCCAACACTATTGTATGAAATGGAGGGGAGTTAAAGAACCAAATACAAGTATGATTAATTCTGTAGTAAGAGGCGACTTTAGGCATGACTTAAGTTTAAAACAAGAATTTTTTGAACTTGTAAAACAGCAATCTGCAACTAATAACTACTAA
- a CDS encoding phosphoribosylanthranilate isomerase translates to MPKTNTLVKICGLTSEEQALQVAKLGAHAIGIIAVEESPRYVSAVKKKKIFKTLESFYPKIERVSVVQNCSIDLIIKNFLGNPSETIIQLHGDEDIDYCKRLREKIPNIGIWKAFRIKTKKDLDQIKPFEDFVDAILLDSWNKETYGGSGKKIKTIYLENLQFSKPWWLAGGISTEWIDEILTDIKPDGLDISSSIEISPGLKDLEKTGALIKFLKKN, encoded by the coding sequence ATGCCCAAGACTAACACTTTAGTTAAAATTTGCGGACTCACGTCTGAAGAACAAGCTCTTCAAGTCGCCAAATTAGGAGCTCATGCTATCGGAATTATTGCGGTTGAAGAGTCACCAAGGTATGTATCAGCTGTAAAAAAGAAGAAAATTTTTAAAACATTAGAAAGTTTTTACCCAAAAATCGAGAGGGTATCTGTTGTCCAAAATTGTTCTATAGATTTAATTATTAAAAATTTCTTAGGAAACCCTAGTGAAACTATAATTCAATTACATGGAGATGAGGATATTGATTACTGCAAAAGGTTAAGGGAAAAAATTCCAAATATTGGAATATGGAAGGCCTTCAGAATAAAAACTAAAAAGGACTTGGATCAAATAAAACCTTTTGAAGATTTTGTAGATGCGATACTACTTGATTCATGGAATAAAGAAACTTATGGGGGTTCAGGGAAAAAAATAAAAACTATTTATCTAGAGAATCTCCAATTTAGTAAACCTTGGTGGCTAGCAGGCGGAATATCAACTGAATGGATTGATGAAATTTTAACTGACATCAAACCAGATGGACTAGACATTTCAAGCAGTATTGAAATATCTCCAGGCTTGAAAGATCTAGAAAAAACAGGGGCCCTAATTAAGTTTTTAAAAAAGAATTAG
- a CDS encoding site-2 protease family protein, producing the protein MRSWQIFKIWGIPFRIHPYWFAILFLFSWSISNQVNFTSGDIYNTKEAWIIGFSTSFLLLSSIISHEVLHTFVSLNQGVKIRKITFYFLGAILHTDKYCQTALGNIKIAIVRPLLCFATAFILLLISNYSTSQEIIAINIISRVGILNLFLGFLNLIPIGSLDGGNLLKSIIWHFSGSKNKGRDFLNKVNLSLSFLVLIFGIICLFRFNFYYGFILSFLGLLGVNSSKSESQFFKIENILKFSKVSELKLKPLRKIEFDSNFSEFNTKIKDKKDAADKYFFVANTGRWTGFVDENILKTVTIKKWERNFVGDFQKPINSFANIYSNEKLWKTIERLEDTSEGFLLVLNAADIPLGIIDRSKIGYFILNKLGFNLPLEIVNKLNYKNQYPLGIELPRIVNLMKQKGDL; encoded by the coding sequence TTGAGAAGTTGGCAAATTTTTAAAATATGGGGAATTCCCTTCAGAATTCATCCTTATTGGTTTGCAATTCTCTTTTTATTCTCATGGAGTATTAGTAATCAGGTTAATTTTACCTCAGGCGATATTTACAATACTAAAGAGGCTTGGATTATTGGATTTTCTACATCTTTTTTATTATTATCTTCAATTATTTCTCATGAGGTTTTACATACCTTTGTTTCCCTAAATCAGGGTGTAAAAATTAGAAAAATCACTTTTTATTTTCTAGGGGCAATTTTACACACAGATAAGTATTGTCAAACTGCTTTGGGGAATATAAAAATTGCAATCGTTAGACCTCTATTATGTTTCGCTACAGCATTTATTCTACTTTTAATTAGCAATTACAGTACATCTCAAGAAATAATAGCTATCAATATAATTTCTAGAGTAGGTATATTAAATTTATTCTTAGGCTTCTTAAATTTAATTCCAATTGGTTCTTTAGATGGGGGGAATTTATTAAAAAGTATTATTTGGCATTTCTCAGGGAGTAAAAATAAAGGAAGAGATTTCCTCAATAAAGTAAATTTATCTTTATCTTTTTTAGTTCTAATATTTGGCATAATTTGTTTATTTAGATTTAATTTTTATTATGGTTTTATTCTTTCTTTTTTAGGTTTGTTAGGCGTTAATTCTTCAAAATCAGAAAGTCAATTTTTTAAAATTGAAAACATCCTTAAATTTAGTAAAGTTTCTGAGCTTAAATTAAAGCCATTGAGAAAAATTGAATTCGATTCTAATTTCTCAGAATTTAACACAAAAATAAAAGATAAAAAGGATGCAGCAGATAAATATTTCTTTGTTGCAAATACTGGTAGATGGACCGGTTTTGTTGATGAGAATATTTTAAAAACTGTAACTATAAAAAAATGGGAGCGGAATTTTGTTGGGGATTTTCAGAAACCAATAAACAGTTTTGCGAATATCTATAGTAATGAAAAATTATGGAAAACTATAGAAAGACTTGAAGACACTAGTGAAGGTTTTTTATTGGTACTCAATGCTGCAGATATCCCTTTGGGGATAATTGATAGGTCTAAAATTGGATACTTTATATTGAATAAATTAGGTTTTAATTTGCCTTTAGAGATTGTTAACAAATTAAATTATAAAAATCAGTATCCTTTGGGAATTGAATTGCCAAGAATAGTTAATTTAATGAAGCAGAAAGGAGATCTTTAA
- a CDS encoding lipoyl protein ligase domain-containing protein, with protein MALDLNSLNQTISNPEIIFTLRFYYWTGDWLSIGYHQKEIPPHWEKLLFNKEINIVRRPSGGGAVLHSGGITYALTFKKSHYKILSYELVNKWLIKSFRELGLKLQNGKLRKSPIATNCFGSKLISDLVDQDGFKRVGSAQYRKKGAFLQHGEIQTNPSKDLWLKLFQEEAPPKLNLDLTNDEIVHHLRNSFLENKSNIRFKNVAIDN; from the coding sequence ATGGCTTTAGATTTAAATTCTTTAAATCAGACAATTTCTAATCCTGAAATCATTTTCACATTAAGATTCTACTATTGGACTGGGGATTGGCTTTCAATTGGCTATCACCAAAAGGAAATTCCTCCTCATTGGGAAAAATTATTATTTAATAAGGAAATTAACATTGTAAGACGTCCCTCTGGAGGGGGAGCTGTTTTGCATTCGGGAGGAATAACATATGCATTAACATTTAAAAAAAGTCACTATAAAATACTAAGTTATGAACTGGTTAACAAATGGTTAATTAAGAGTTTTCGAGAATTAGGTCTAAAGTTACAAAATGGCAAATTACGAAAATCGCCAATAGCAACTAATTGTTTTGGGAGTAAATTAATTTCTGATTTAGTTGATCAGGATGGGTTCAAGAGAGTAGGAAGTGCACAATATCGAAAAAAAGGTGCCTTCCTTCAGCATGGAGAGATTCAAACAAATCCCTCAAAAGATTTATGGTTAAAATTATTTCAAGAAGAAGCTCCACCTAAATTAAATCTAGATCTTACAAATGATGAAATAGTTCATCATTTAAGAAATTCATTCCTAGAGAATAAATCTAATATAAGATTCAAAAATGTTGCCATTGATAATTAA
- the psaM gene encoding photosystem I reaction center subunit XII, with the protein MEPTQTINLIALSLIVVVHAGVLALRLGISLGRN; encoded by the coding sequence ATGGAGCCAACTCAAACAATAAATTTAATTGCACTAAGCCTAATAGTAGTTGTGCATGCAGGTGTTTTAGCATTAAGACTAGGTATTAGTTTAGGTAGAAACTAA
- a CDS encoding protochlorophyllide reductase: MSKNIKGLVLITGTTSGVGLNTLKPLLRFGWEVIAVNRSNKRAIKIADEFLTKEEIKDVHFIEIDLSDLDDVRKGCDEILERFKKPINSLICNAAVYKPRLKRPERSPQGYENSMAVNHFGHFLMIKLLMENILSSEREIFLNGKSTVFKPRITVLGTVTANYSELGGRIPIPAPADLGDLSGFKNGFLSPISMANGKKFKPGKAYKDSKLCNMVTVQELSKRYPAEKIIINSLYPGCVADTKLFRDTPWLFRFLFPIFQKFITKGYVSQRLAGERVAQVASYKEYSKPSVHWSWGNRQKAGRKAFSQKLSKRIIDTKTSQQTYDLTKKLVGLN; this comes from the coding sequence GTGAGTAAGAACATCAAGGGTTTAGTCCTAATAACAGGTACAACTTCAGGAGTTGGATTAAATACTCTAAAACCTCTATTAAGATTTGGATGGGAAGTCATAGCTGTTAATCGATCAAATAAAAGAGCGATAAAAATAGCTGACGAATTCTTGACAAAAGAGGAAATTAAAGATGTCCATTTTATAGAGATAGATCTTTCTGATTTGGATGATGTAAGAAAAGGTTGCGATGAAATATTGGAAAGATTTAAAAAACCAATTAATTCTCTTATTTGTAATGCAGCAGTTTATAAGCCAAGACTAAAGAGACCTGAAAGATCTCCACAGGGTTATGAAAACTCTATGGCAGTCAATCATTTTGGGCATTTTCTTATGATAAAACTACTTATGGAAAATATTTTATCTTCGGAAAGAGAAATTTTCTTAAATGGTAAATCTACTGTATTCAAGCCAAGAATTACAGTATTAGGAACTGTCACAGCAAATTATTCAGAACTTGGAGGGAGGATACCAATCCCCGCTCCAGCTGATTTAGGAGATTTGTCTGGATTTAAAAATGGTTTTTTATCTCCAATAAGTATGGCGAATGGGAAGAAATTCAAACCTGGTAAGGCTTATAAGGATAGTAAACTTTGCAATATGGTGACCGTACAGGAATTATCAAAAAGATATCCTGCAGAGAAAATTATTATTAATTCTCTATATCCGGGATGTGTCGCTGACACTAAACTTTTTAGAGATACACCTTGGTTATTTAGATTTCTTTTCCCGATATTTCAAAAATTTATAACTAAAGGATATGTGTCACAAAGATTAGCAGGAGAAAGGGTTGCTCAGGTAGCAAGCTATAAAGAATATTCTAAACCATCAGTCCATTGGAGCTGGGGAAATCGTCAAAAAGCTGGCAGAAAAGCTTTTTCTCAAAAGTTGTCAAAAAGAATAATTGATACTAAGACTTCTCAACAAACTTATGATTTAACAAAAAAATTGGTCGGATTAAATTAA
- the bchL gene encoding ferredoxin:protochlorophyllide reductase (ATP-dependent) iron-sulfur ATP-binding protein produces MTSTINKPLDGEGSVQVKQDPKINIEEGALVIAVYGKGGIGKSTTSSNLSAAFSKLGKKVLQIGCDPKHDSTFTLTHKMVPTVIDILEEVDFHSEELRPTDFMFEGFNGVMCVESGGPPAGTGCGGYVTGQTVKLLKEHHLLEDTDVVIFDVLGDVVCGGFAAPLQHANYCLIVTANDFDSIFAMNRIVSAIKAKAKNYKVRLGGVVANRSKDTDQIDKFNERTGLKTMAHFKDVDAIRRSRLKKCTIFEMEPTEDVIEVQNEYLSLAKNMLENVEPLEGNPLKDREIFDLLGFD; encoded by the coding sequence ATGACAAGTACTATAAATAAACCTCTTGATGGGGAAGGGAGTGTTCAAGTAAAGCAAGATCCAAAAATAAATATCGAAGAAGGAGCTTTAGTTATTGCCGTGTACGGCAAGGGTGGCATAGGAAAATCAACTACATCATCAAACCTTTCTGCAGCATTCTCAAAATTAGGGAAAAAGGTTCTACAAATTGGATGTGATCCGAAACACGATAGCACTTTCACTTTGACGCACAAAATGGTTCCTACAGTTATCGATATTCTCGAAGAAGTAGATTTTCATAGCGAAGAATTGAGACCAACCGATTTCATGTTTGAAGGCTTTAATGGCGTAATGTGCGTCGAAAGTGGAGGCCCTCCTGCTGGTACAGGATGCGGGGGATATGTAACTGGTCAGACAGTTAAGCTTTTAAAAGAACATCACTTATTAGAAGATACAGATGTTGTTATTTTTGATGTTCTTGGGGACGTGGTTTGCGGTGGCTTTGCAGCTCCATTGCAACATGCAAATTACTGTCTAATTGTAACTGCCAATGACTTCGATTCAATTTTCGCTATGAATAGAATAGTCTCTGCAATTAAAGCAAAAGCAAAAAATTATAAAGTCAGACTAGGCGGCGTAGTAGCAAATCGATCAAAAGATACAGACCAAATTGATAAATTCAATGAAAGAACAGGTTTAAAAACTATGGCTCATTTTAAAGATGTAGATGCTATCAGAAGATCAAGACTAAAGAAATGTACCATCTTTGAAATGGAACCAACTGAAGACGTAATTGAAGTTCAAAATGAATATTTATCTCTTGCTAAAAATATGCTTGAAAACGTAGAACCTTTAGAAGGAAATCCACTTAAAGATAGAGAAATTTTTGATTTATTAGGATTTGATTAG